The genome window CTGTGAGATTACCTTGacggaagagaagggaggcTTCGATATCTGCCAGTCCAAGTACCGCATGCCGGAAGAACTGAAGACCGGAACCGCCGAGGAGCTGTGGGAATACATCGCCGACTGCATACAGCAATTCATTGAGTTCCACCACGGAGAGGAAGGATTGACATCATTGCCCCTGGGTTTCACCTTCTCCTACCCGGCTACACAAGAGTACATTGATCATGGTATTCTTCAGCGCTGGACTAAGGGCTTCGACATTGATGGTGTCGAGGGACAGGATGTCGTCCCTCCCCTTGAGGAAACGCTTAAGAGAAAGGTATACCCGCTCTtagttgttgttgttgccaATCTACGGACATCTAACAATGTGCTTTTCAGGGACTTCCTATCAAGGTCGCTGCTCTGATCAACGATACCACTGGAACGCTCATCGCCTCGGCCTACACTGATCCCGAGATGAAGATTGGATGTATTTTTGGTACAGGTGTCAATGCGGCCTACATGGAGAACGTTGGTTCCGTCCCTAAGCTGGCCCACATGAACCTGCCCCCAGACATGCCAGTGGCCATCAATTGCGAGTACGGTGCTTTCGACAACGAGCACGTAGTGCTTCCCCTCACAAAGTATGATCATATCATTGACCGCGACTCTCCCCGCCCCGGCCAGCAGGCCTTCGAGAAGATGACAGCTGGTCTCTACCTGGGAGAGATCTTCCGTCTGGCCCTGATTGATCTTCTGGACAGCAGACCAGGACTGATCTTCCAGAATCAGGACACCAGCAAGCTGCGGAAGCCGTACTTGCTGGACGCTTCCTTCCTGGCTGCCATCGAGGAGGATCCCTACGAGAACTTGCAGGAAACGCAGGAGCTGTTCGAGCGCGAATTGAACATCAAGCCCACTCTGGCCGAGCTTGAGATGATTCGTCGTCTGGCCGAGCTGATCGGTACGCGTGCAGCTCGTCTGTCAGCTTGCGGTGTGGCCGCTATCtgcaaaaagaagaacatcGAGAGCTGCCACGTTGGTGCAGACGGCTCCGTCTTCACCAAGTACCCTCACTTCAAGGCTCGCGGTGCCCAGGCTTTGCGAGAGATCCTGGACTGGGCCCCGAACgagaaggacaaggtcaCCATTATGGCGGCCGAGGATGGTTCTGGTGTCGGTGCCGCGCTGATCGCCGCGCTGACCCTCAAGCGTGTCAAGGCCGGCAACCTGGCTGGTATCCGGAACAAAGACGAAATGCAGAAATTGCTTTGAATGTCAATATCTGATATGAAGgacttttctttttttgggggggtAGGGACGAGTTTTCTTTTGTATACGGTGTTTTGGTATGGCAAGTAGAAGCGGCCCTGGGTCTGACGAAAAATATCCATGAACGCTACACAAAACGAATCTGTCGGTGCCATGGAGGATGCACATGGTTAGAACGACCCGACTGAAACACGAGTGTCTGTACATACAAACAACATACAGGCTCAATGAATGATATTACGCTACCAACACAACCCCATCCAAATGCGCTGGAAGACTAACATATTGGCTTACATTAACAGCCAACTGACGGAGTTGAACTTGCCAGTGAACGGCAGTGCTGGTTGTTTTGCTTCTTCTGAGTTACCAACATTATCTGCACATCAATCATTCTAGAATATCCCCCTCAGCGGACAAGTGACATGAAAAGGTCTGGGCCCTCGGCAAGGGATCTAGATGTTCAATCAGAGACAAGTTGGATTCTTTG of Aspergillus fumigatus Af293 chromosome 2, whole genome shotgun sequence contains these proteins:
- a CDS encoding putative hexokinase Kxk, with the protein product MVGIGPKRPPSRKGSMADVPQNLLQQIKDFEEMFTVDKAKLKQVVDHFVKELDKGLSVEGGNIPMNVTWVMGFPDGDEQGTFLALDMGGTNLRVCEITLTEEKGGFDICQSKYRMPEELKTGTAEELWEYIADCIQQFIEFHHGEEGLTSLPLGFTFSYPATQEYIDHGILQRWTKGFDIDGVEGQDVVPPLEETLKRKGLPIKVAALINDTTGTLIASAYTDPEMKIGCIFGTGVNAAYMENVGSVPKLAHMNLPPDMPVAINCEYGAFDNEHVVLPLTKYDHIIDRDSPRPGQQAFEKMTAGLYLGEIFRLALIDLLDSRPGLIFQNQDTSKLRKPYLLDASFLAAIEEDPYENLQETQELFERELNIKPTLAELEMIRRLAELIGTRAARLSACGVAAICKKKNIESCHVGADGSVFTKYPHFKARGAQALREILDWAPNEKDKVTIMAAEDGSGVGAALIAALTLKRVKAGNLAGIRNKDEMQKLL